From the genome of Spinacia oleracea cultivar Varoflay chromosome 2, BTI_SOV_V1, whole genome shotgun sequence, one region includes:
- the LOC110797662 gene encoding auxin-binding protein ABP19a-like gives MSNLTFFFVFCLLASLSHAIELDFCVGDVSLPRGPEGYACKDPASVTTDDFVYTGFRGERTITNVFGNNVTLAFSDAFPALNGLGISMARLDFGVGGVIPLHSHRTSEVLILAKGSIIAGFIDANNTAYYKTLQVGDVMVFPQAMLHFQINVGRTPATAFVTLNGANPALQLTTPSLFAGNLPADIAEQITLLSHEEVMRMKRMFGTA, from the coding sequence ATGAGCAATCTTACATTTTTCTTTGTCTTTTGCCTCCTAGCCTCTCTTTCTCATGCCATAGAACTCGACTTTTGTGTTGGGGATGTTAGTCTCCCTAGAGGCCCTGAAGGGTATGCTTGCAAAGATCCTGCTAGTGTTACAACTGATGATTTCGTTTATACTGGCTTCCGTGGTGAAAGAACCATCACAAATGTCTTCGGAAACAATGTGACTCTAGCATTTTCAGATGCTTTCCCAGCTTTAAATGGTTTAGGCATCTCGATGGCAAGGTTAGACTTTGGCGTTGGTGGAGTAATCCCACTACACTCCCATCGTACATCAGAAGTTCTTATTTTGGCCAAAGGATCAATCATTGCCGGATTTATTGACGCAAACAACACTGCATACTATAAAACATTACAAGTTGGTGATGTGATGGTCTTTCCACAAGCAATGCTTCACTTCCAGATCAATGTTGGTAGAACTCCGGCTACTGCATTTGTGACTTTGAATGGTGCGAACCCAGCATTGCAACTCACAACTCCCTCGTTGTTTGCTGGAAATTTACCTGCTGATATAGCTGAGCAAATCACACTTCTGAGTCATGAAGAAGTAATGCGGATGAAAAGAATGTTCGGTACAGCATAA
- the LOC130467220 gene encoding NAC domain-containing protein 82-like, with the protein MEPVMVFGDGEQAKGQPRTPKLSVEQKKKGEPGYRFAPTEEELILFFLRRKVLGKSDRGHTICEVDYYKYPPWELPNLCGSDSGNRIWHFFAKKELKYNTGCKKSRRDTLWGSWKKTGKDNPVRSSATPRVIGKKSTLIFHMMVQGKVEKDRTDWVMHEYRLDDAKLQGQNVDQESYVIIKLYKKSGIGRQPGDNYGEAFLEEEWYTDDDEAEIRNQEENDAFDMLARDYSLLP; encoded by the exons atggAACCAGTTATGGTTTTCGGGGATGGCGAGCAAGCTAAAGGACAACCAAGGACCCCCAAG CTAAGTGTTGAACAAAAAAAGAAGGGCGAACCAGGTTACAGATTCGCTCCAACAGAGGAGgagttgattttatttttcctaAGACGGAAAGTTTTGGGAAAATCGGACCGCGGTCATACAATATGCGAGGTAGACTATTACAAATACCCACCTTGGGAACTTCCCAACCTATGCGGTTCAGACTCGGGAAATCGAATTTGGCATTTCTTCGCGAAGAAAGAGCTAAAATACAACACGGGTTGCAAAAAGAGCAGGCGTGATACACTATGGGGTTCATGGAAGAAAACAGGCAAAGATAACCCTGTTAGATCATCCGCAACTCCAAGAGTGATCGGAAAAAAGTCAACCTTAATTTTTCACATGATGGTGCAGGGGAAGGTGGAAAAGGATAGGACAGATTGGGTTATGCATGAGTATAGGCTTGACGATGCTAAGCTACAGGGACAAAATGTGGATCAAGAATCTTACGTGATCATCAAGTTATATAAAAAAAGCGGGATCGGACGCCAACCTGGAGATAACTATGGTGAGGCATTCTTGGAGGAGGAATGGTATACGGATGATGATGAGGCTGAAATAAGAAATCAAGAGGAGAACGATGCCTTTGATATGTTGGCTAGGGACTACTCCTTGTTACCATGA
- the LOC130467221 gene encoding NAC domain-containing protein 82-like — translation MVFFCPPEKYDKGNKTNRSNIFGYWKSSGKDRTVKERASHPPRPIDTIKSLVFHKGKPPKGERTNWVMYEYRLLEDNMHDVTNSNGSYCVYKLFQKEGLGPRNGHNYGAIFYEKDLAENCSSSTSNNVEYPTNTAQCTTTITSTSSNTDNQHFNGNFLDDEVFINKG, via the coding sequence ATGGTTTTTTTTTGCCCACCAGAAAAATACGATAAGGGTAATAAGACTAACAGATCTAATATTTTTGGTTATTGGAAATCATCGGGGAAGGATAGGACCGTTAAAGAGAGAGCATCCCATCCTCCACGTCCTATAGATACAATCAAATCATTGGTTTTCCACAAAGGAAAACCACCAAAGGGGGAGCGAACTAATTGGGTGATGTACGAGTATAGGCTATTAGAAGATAATATGCACGATGTAACAAATAGCAATGGTTCGTATTGTGTCTACAAGTTATTTCAGAAAGAGGGTTTGGGACCACGAAATGGACACAACTACGGGGCTATATTTTACGAAAAGGATCTTGCGGAGAATTGCAGCTCAAGTACTAGTAACAACGTCGAATATCCTACAAATACAGCTCAATGTACTACAACTATTACGTCTACGTCATCAAACACGGACAACCAACATTTCAATGGAAATTTCTTAGACGATGAAGTGTTCATCAATAAGGGATAG
- the LOC130467222 gene encoding NAC domain-containing protein 82-like has product MEPVMVFGDGEQAKGQPRTPKYLQLSVEQKKKGEPGYRFAPTEEELILFFLRRKVLGKPDRGHTICEVDYYKYPPWELPNLCGSDSGNRIWHFFAKKELKYNTGCKKSRRDTLWGSWKKTDKDNPVRSSATPRVIGKKSTLIFHMMVQGKVEKDRTDWVMHEYRLDDAKLQGQNVDQESYVIIKLYKKSGIGRQPGDNYGEAFLEEEWYTDDDEAEIRNQEENDAFDMLARDYSLLP; this is encoded by the exons ATGGAACCAGTTATGGTTTTCGGGGATGGCGAGCAAGCTAAAGGACAACCAAGGACCCCCAAG TACTTGCAGCTAAGTGTTGAACAAAAAAAGAAGGGCGAACCAGGTTACAGATTCGCTCCAACAGAGGAGgagttgattttatttttcctaAGACGGAAAGTTTTGGGAAAACCGGACCGCGGTCATACAATATGCGAGGTAGACTATTACAAATACCCACCATGGGAACTTCCCAACCTATGCGGTTCAGACTCGGGAAATCGAATTTGGCATTTCTTCGCGAAGAAAGAGCTAAAATACAACACGGGTTGCAAAAAGAGCAGGCGTGATACACTATGGGGTTCATGGAAGAAAACAGACAAAGATAACCCTGTTAGATCATCCGCAACTCCAAGAGTGATCGGAAAAAAGTCAACCTTAATTTTTCACATGATGGTGCAGGGGAAGGTGGAAAAGGATAGGACAGATTGGGTTATGCATGAGTATAGGCTTGACGATGCTAAGCTACAGGGACAAAATGTGGATCAAGAATCTTACGTGATCATCAAGTTATATAAAAAAAGCGGGATCGGACGCCAACCTGGAGATAACTATGGTGAGGCATTCTTGGAGGAGGAATGGTATACGGATGATGATGAGGCTGAAATAAGAAATCAAGAGGAGAACGATGCCTTTGATATGTTGGCTAGGGACTACTCCTTGTTACCATGA